The DNA sequence atacaattatatcataaatatgatttgttctatattatatatatatatataatataatatataatgttttttGTCTTAAAGAACTATAGaacaattaataaaaaaattatagaatattttattttaaatgaataaaaattatttcaaaATTTGTTATAAcctctatatatttataagaaaaattaaatataatgtaatacAATGATTATTATCTTAAActataatgataaatatgttgtcattcaaaaaaataaattttatatatttcaagaCACAAAAAATTGTTACCTGTTAAATTTCAATCCTTTATAAGGAATGtcaaattaaaagaatataaaaaatatatatatgaatttaaaaaaaatataaaaaatttatttattttttaatagtaTTGAACTTATTTACTTGAAATGGAAACATTATAAactttttacatataaaatatatgttcaacgatctttttttaattttttattaataaaataaaaacagaaaattatatatgtattatatataaatatagaaacCATAATATGTGCAACACTGTTATATATAGTTCatgtttatatatcataattatgataacCACACATTCTTACTATATTGTAAAATATCGAAAtttgattataatatttatgtcttaacataaaagaatatatctaatattataattttgcttatttaaaaaaaaaaaagcgaATCATTTGAAAAACTTTTAAGggatacaaaaatatttgtGTGTTTTATAGAATGAATAACAAAAAATGCGTTCTATTCATTACATcgtgataaaaaaaaaaaaaaaaaaattaaaattaagaatggtgaatataaaaaaattataattgccttttaaaatttatatatttaaatgcatttatttaaaaaattttcttttgagagaaataaaatatacatttgaaAAACCATTTATATGGTTTAATATTGTTAagcatttatttattattgttctataactttttcataatttttattataaataaataaaatatatatatacatatatacaaattaaagaatattttaCATCTACATTTGTTGAAatgattaatattatgatataaagaaaaatatattaaaggcATATAATTCTATGtttaaattatcataatattaataatatatatatttgtctttatatatttaaagtgTCTATAAAAATCatgttattttaataatataaaataatttaagttttaatatatacatgtcaAACATCTTAaaagttttatttatttagaaattaaaaaaaaaaaaaaaaatttaatcatatattcatttgtaaaaaatataaaaatattattagaatCATACAATTCTATATTTTCCATCCatccataatatatatatatatatatatatatatatatatatatataattatagaataatgtaatatgtaaaaaaaacaacattGTTCTTAATTGCTTATcattcaatatataatataaacatataagcTTATTGAACcaataaaaaaagagaataCAGAAAATGAATATGCTCCAATTTAAAATGAACATGAGaagaaatttttaataattccatcattcttttaaaattctaaaaaaaaaaatatatatatatatatatatatatttttcttttatataacgTGGAATTGGaaagtattatatttataataattaaagatTTCCATTTACTTATAAATGAAGTCATCAAAtgatatttctttatttttatatccatTGAATTCTACGTTTAAAAATGCATCTACTTCTTCTTCTGTTAATTTAATTCCACTACCTGTAATAAATAGTAACAGATATGTATAAgttataatttgtttttttttgaaaatataaaataataattttacacaaaaatgtaaattaaggtttttcatttatataattgaaCTTGTATCACACACCCAATGtcaataatacatttttgaATTCATTAAGATTTATAGTTTTAGATTTTTCCTGAGCATAAGATTGCAAAGACAGGTATAGTAAgttttcaatattttcatcaaaataatattgtttCATAAGTTCAAAAAATTCACTCAAATTTATATTGccatttttcttataatctgtatttttttgaatttgatatgtataataattataaataatatatgataattaacaattaaaaaatagatataaatataaatatatatatatatatatatatatatatatatatacataataataaaataacatataaacaaattgtaattattttaaGATTGATTAAATTTCACATTATACCTTCCAATATGACTTCTGATTCAGTTTTGTTAAGATATATACCAAGAGAtcttaacaaatataataatttttcacCACTAACTCCATCTTTATTAGTATCgtattctttaaatattGATTCAATCTCAGCTCTCTTaaagaaaacaaatatatatacatatatatatgtatttatatgaatttgtatcaataaataataacattctTAATATTccctttttattaaattgtaTCAAGggaaacataatatatattccttttaaaTTACCCTCTGTTTAGACAGAAAATATTTACTCATTTAGtatattgtataaaaataaagaatttaatgaaaaaaataaaaaaaaattatattgttaATTCTgttaacataaatataagttCATGATATCAcaagaagaatatatataatagtgcAATGtacaatgaaaaaaaaaaaaaaaaaattttaatcaaaataagatattaaaaaatacataaatacaatatatatatatatattattgttttccTTCGTGATTTGAAAGGAACATGTAATAATCTACGAAATgtgtataattaataaaattatggaCAACTTTTAAGAACAGAATAAaactatttaaaaatattaaaaattcacttgtgtttatatttaatatattaaaagaaaaaatatatatatatatatatatatatatatatatacaataaagaatgaagaatatttaattacatattatattttg is a window from the Plasmodium falciparum 3D7 genome assembly, chromosome: 4 genome containing:
- a CDS encoding calmodulin-like protein; amino-acid sequence: MSKYFLSKQRRAEIESIFKEYDTNKDGVSGEKLLYLLRSLGIYLNKTESEVILEDYKKNGNINLSEFFELMKQYYFDENIENLLYLSLQSYAQEKSKTINLNEFKNVLLTLGVGIKLTEEEVDAFLNVEFNGYKNKEISFDDFIYKILKE
- a CDS encoding calmodulin-like protein gives rise to the protein MSKYFLSKQRRAEIESIFKEYDTNKDGVSGEKLLYLLRSLGIYLNKTESEVILEDYKKNGNINLSEFFELMKQYYFDENIENLLYLSLQSYAQEKSKTINLNEFKNVLLTLGSGIKLTEEEVDAFLNVEFNGYKNKEISFDDFIYKILKE